DNA sequence from the Oxalobacteraceae sp. CFBP 8761 genome:
ACATCATGACCGACAAAGTCACCAAGACCGACGCCGAGTGGCGTAACCAGCTCGATCCAATGGAATACGAAGTCACGCGCCATGCGGCCACCGAACGCGCCTTTACGGGCAAGTTCTGGGACCACCACGAGCATGGCATTTACAGCTGCGTCTGCTGCAACACGCCACTGTTCGAATCGGACACCAAGTTCGACTCGGGCTGCGGCTGGCCAAGCTACTTCCGTGCAC
Encoded proteins:
- the msrB gene encoding peptide-methionine (R)-S-oxide reductase MsrB, which gives rise to MTDKVTKTDAEWRNQLDPMEYEVTRHAATERAFTGKFWDHHEHGIYSCVCCNTPLFESDTKFDSGCGWPSYFRALDPANVIEKTDRTHGMVRTEVICGVCDAHLGHVFPDGPPPTGLRYCINSASMRFDPA